Below is a genomic region from Lysobacter terrestris.
GCGACGCCGCATTGGGCGACCTGAAGGTGATCTACCGCCAGCAGCCGAAGCTCGACAGCGACATCCACTTCGGCTCGCGCCTCGCCTTCGACGGCGCCGGGCACGTCTTCATCAGCCAGGGCGAGCGCGGCGAGCGCCCGCTCGCGCAGCAGCTCGACGTGCTGCAGGGCAAGCTGGTGCGCCTCAATCTCGACGGCAGCGTGCCGGCGGACAATCCTTTCGTCGGGCGCAGCGATGCGCGCGCGGAGATCTGGAGCTACGGCCACCGCAACATGCAGGGACTGGCCATCGACCCGCGCACCGGCACGCTGTGGGAAAGCGAACACGGTCCGCGCGGCGGCGACGAGATCAACCTGCCGCAAGCCGGCAAAAACTACGGCTGGCCGGTCATCACCCACGGCATCAACTACTCCGGCTTCCCGATTCCCGAAGCGGTGGGCACCACGGCGCCGGGCATGGAGCCGCCGCACCACGTGTGGGCGAAGTCGCCGGCGCTGTCGGGCATGGCCTTCCTGGTCAACCAGCCGAAGTCCAGGTGGAACAACAGCCTGTTCCTCGGCGCACTGGCGGACGGTAGCCTGATCCGGCTGTCGCTCGACGGCGACCGCATCACCGGTGAGGAGCGCCTGCTCAAGGAACTGGGCGCCCGCATCCGCGACGTGCGGGTGGCCGGCGACGGCAGCGTCTTCGTCCTGACCGACGAACGGGACGGCAAGCTGCTGCGCCTGCGTCCGCCGCGCTGAACACGTCTTTACGCCGGCCCCGCTAGGCTGCGGCCAAGCCAACGGAGCCGATGCCATGGGCGACGCCACCGCCGGACTCGCGCGCACCGCGCGCATCCTGCGCTTCCTGCTCAAGTACCGGGGCGCCGGCGTGTTCACCGGGCTCGACCTCGACCACGTGCAGGACGACACCGCGCCGGAGATGGCGGGCAAGCCGCACGAGTTCGTCGCCGACCTGGAAGCGCTCGGCCCCACCTTCATCAAGTTCGGCCAGGCCCTCTCGACGCGCCCGGACCTGGTGCCGCCGGCCTACCTCGCGGCGCTGGAACGCACCCAGGACGCCATTGCGCCGGTGCCGGTCGAACGGATCCGCGCGCTGATCGAATCCGAACTCGGCGTCCGCCCGAACCACATCTTCGAATCGTTCGACGACGTGCCGCTGGGCAGCGCCTCGCTGGCGCAGGTGCACCGGGCAACGCTGCGCGACGGGCGCGCGGTGGCGGTCAAGGTGCAGCGGCCCGACATCGGCATCACGATCCATACCGATGTCGATGCGTTGGCGGCGATCGCC
It encodes:
- a CDS encoding PQQ-dependent sugar dehydrogenase; the encoded protein is MRTLLLCTALTLAIPMTGCEARRSATGDATAATAAAQVAPTRTVASQLGDVEVTTVASGLEHPWAVALLPDGSFLVTERPGRLRRVSATGALSPPLQGVPVVFAQGQGGLLDVALAPDFASTRRIYLTYAEPGEGGRAGTAAAVATLGDAALGDLKVIYRQQPKLDSDIHFGSRLAFDGAGHVFISQGERGERPLAQQLDVLQGKLVRLNLDGSVPADNPFVGRSDARAEIWSYGHRNMQGLAIDPRTGTLWESEHGPRGGDEINLPQAGKNYGWPVITHGINYSGFPIPEAVGTTAPGMEPPHHVWAKSPALSGMAFLVNQPKSRWNNSLFLGALADGSLIRLSLDGDRITGEERLLKELGARIRDVRVAGDGSVFVLTDERDGKLLRLRPPR